In one window of Miscanthus floridulus cultivar M001 chromosome 12, ASM1932011v1, whole genome shotgun sequence DNA:
- the LOC136495176 gene encoding auxin-responsive protein SAUR32-like: protein MIWKRKSSGRGGSCSGRDEMRERLISAVGGGGCAAGCVPPGCVAVLVGGGDEPERVVVDVRALAQPSVRALLEVAQREFGFDQKGVLRIPCAADEFRRAVAAGGHRCRR, encoded by the coding sequence ATGATCTGGAAGCGGAAGAGCTCCGGGCGAGGCGGCAGCTGCAGTGGCAGGGACGAGATGCGGGAGCGGCTGATCTCCGccgtgggcggcggcggctgcgcggCGGGGTGCGTGCCGCCGGGCTGCGTGGCGGtgctggtcggcggcggcgacgagccGGAGCGGGTGGTGGTGGACGTGCGCGCGCTGGCGCAGCCCAGCGTGCGGGCGCTGCTGGAGGTGGCGCAGCGGGAGTTCGGGTTCGACCAGAAGGGTGTCCTCCGGATCCCCTGCGCCGCCGACGAGTTCCGACGGGCCGTCGCCGCCGGAGGCCACCGGTGCAGACGGTAG